The nucleotide sequence ATAAAAAACATTGTAAAAAAGTAATTATTGAAATATCATTTTTTAATTGAAGTAATAGGAGTTTTTTTATTATGATTAAATACTATTTAGAAAATGCATTTGAATTAAATAAAGAGTATCCAGACACTTTTAAAATTCCCTCTAAAGAAGAAACTTATTCTTTAAAACCTGATGATTATGTTAAATTAATTTTTACTGAAGAAAATGCTGTACCTGAGAGAATGTGGGTAAAAATTACAAATATAAATGGTAATAATTTTACAGGTATATTAGACAATGATCCTTATTGTTTGAAAAGTGTAAAATGCGGCGATAAGATAGTTTTTAAAACTGAAAATATAATTGATATAGACTTAAATTTTTAAGTTTATCAAAGTTTTATAAAATAAATAAATAAAAAATAATGACGAAGTATAAAATTAGATATTATAAAAACTATTCTTACTAATTAGAAGAAAGAGAAAGCAGAGATAGAGGAATAGACGGTAATCTTACTATAGATAAATTTGGTTTTGACATGACAGGTGTACATATATAAAGTCAAAGATAATAAAGAAACTTTGTATAAATATATAAAAAAGAATAAGGGAAATAAAAAATGAATAAATTAAAATCATCTAAATATAAAAATCTGTATAACATATTAAAGAATGTTTCTTATAAACATACAATAGCTAAAGTATTTTATGATTTTATAGCTATGACAGCATTAAATATTGCAATAGGAATAAGTCTTAATATGGAAGATAAGGAAAAAAGAATAGAACAATTTAAAAAAATTGCTGTTACTTATGATGAAAATGAAATGGAGTTTTTTAATGCATTTAAATTAGGATTAGTAAATGAATAC is from Brachyspira hampsonii and encodes:
- a CDS encoding DUF2314 domain-containing protein, producing the protein MIKYYLENAFELNKEYPDTFKIPSKEETYSLKPDDYVKLIFTEENAVPERMWVKITNINGNNFTGILDNDPYCLKSVKCGDKIVFKTENIIDIDLNF